A region of the Chloroflexota bacterium genome:
CGGATTCGTCGCGTCGCCACTGCTTCGTATGCTCGACCGCGAATATGTCGTAGGTGTGGTGTTGTTGCGTCTAGGGCGCTACGCAGTCGGCGTTGTGCGTGGCAATAAACTCGTCGCATCCAAGACAGCGGGACGCTACATGAAAAATCGCCATCGCGCCGGCGGACAATCTCAGCGCCGCTTCGAGCGCAGCCGCGAACGCCTAATCCGTGAGCTTTACGACAAGACTTGCGAGATTGCCAATGCAGTCTTCGAGCCATACATCGACACCATCGACCACATTTTGCTAGGCGGCGAAAACTCTACGCTAACGGGCTTCGTCGACCGCTGCCGCCTACTCCGCGACGTGGACGACAGGGTGCTATCGCGCCGCCTAGCCGTGGACACGCCCAACCGCAAGGCGCTCGACAACATCGCCTTCGAAGTGTGGAAGAGCAGGGTGTACTCGTTTCAGAGCGTCCCCGAATCTGTCGAAACCGCTTCTCCAGCTACGGAACGCCAATAGAATCCGAGCCTTATTTGTACTCTACTGCGAGGCGCAAGCTAGTAGGGAGCGCTTGGCAGGTGAGGATGACGCCGCGCGCAATTTCGGTTTCCGTGAGAGCCATCCGCGTTCGCAGGCGTGCGCACGGCGTTCAGCACCGTCAGCCCCTCATCAACTGCCACGGTGAGCGTCTGACCGTTGAGCCGCACTGACGTTTTTGCCGCAATGCCCGCGGCTAGTATGGGAAGAACGCGCTCCACATCCAGTACCAGCCCAGCGCGGTGGCAAGTAGCAGCGCCGCCACTGCCACCACCGTTGGCGGCTTCATTCTCCCCAGCGCATTTAGAATGTTTAGAATGTAGCGTATCTTCAGGTTACCCGTGCTGCCGTCACGTTCGACATGGCCTACTGCGCCGTATATCCGCCGTCCACCACCAACGGCGTGCCTGTTACGAATGCGGACTCGTCAGATGCGAGGTACAGGGCTGCGTTGGCGATGTCGTCCGGCTGCCCCAGCCGCCCTATCGGATGCCTCTGCTTCAGGAACTCATAAGACTCCGGAACATCAGTCAGAATGCGGGTCATGTTCGTCTCCACATAGCCGGGGCATATGCAGTTAACGCGGATGCCTTTAGGCGCGAGATCAAGCGCCAGATTGCGTGTGAATTGGAGCACCGCGCCCTTGGACGGGTTGTATGGGCTGAAGCCGTTGGTCATTCCCATAGGATACCCCACCAGCGACATGATGGAGCCGATGTTGATGATGGAGCCGCCGCCCGCCGCTTCCATCTCAGGCGCGGCATGCCAAGAAACCAAGTAAGTGCCTTTAATGTTCACATCCATCACCTTGTCCCAAACATCTTCGTGCGTCGCGCCTTCTCCGAGGTCGATTCTGCCGCTCACTCCCGCGCTATTCAGCAGCGTATCGAGTTTGCCGTATGCGTCTATGGCGGCTTGCACCATCGCTTTCGCGTCTGAGTCGCTTACGACATCGCCGCCTATTGCCGTTGCTTCGCCGCCCGCTTCCCTAACGGCAGCGGCAGTCTCGACCGCGGATGCCTCGCTGATGTCAGACGCCACGATGCTCGCGCCTTCTGCCGCGAACCTGAGCGCGGTTGCCCTGCCGATGCCCGCTCCCGCGCCCGTTATCAGCGCGACCTTGCTTTCCAAACGCATGAAATACCCTCGTCTAATCGTTCAATACTCTTGCAGCCGTTACTCTTGCATTCCATTCCCTCTTGACGCGGGAAGGTTAGGATGGGAAGTAAAACGAACTATGAATGAATTGTGTGATTTCTTCAACCAATCTCAAAATGCTCGCCTTGCGTGTGTGTGCTCCACTCGCCGTCGCGGTACACTGTTACCTCTCCTTCGCCTAGCACGCGCCAGCCGTCGCCGTCGCTGACGCAGCCGGTCGCGCCGTCTATGCCCAATGCGGTGAGTCTGCCGGTTGTTTCATGGCGCAGATCGCGTGCCGTTTCGTTCTTGCTGGCACGCTCGTGGTGCGGCAGCACAACCACACCCGGCACGATTGACAGCGCATCAGTCCACTGGCGAAAGCGCATACGCTCGCCCATTACCATCGCGCCGGCGCTGGAACCGGCGACTATCAGATTGCGCTCCAAGCCTTCTTGAACCTTTCGCAGCAGGAGCGACCCGCGCAGAACTTCCAGCAGATACGCAGGATTGCCGCCTGCGAAATACACGATGTCCGCCTTGTCCACCTGCGAGACCAGGCTTTCGTCGTCTGCCTCTTCGGAGCTTAAGACCATTAGCGGCTGCGCGTCGGCGCCCAGCGTCTCAAATTGCTGGACGCCGTGGGTCGCTTGCAGAACCGGGCGTCCTTCCTGAGCTGTCGCTGTTGGCACGATAAGCACTCGCGGCTGTACGTGGCCCGTAGCGTTGACTAGCTCGTTGTCCATCTGACGGCAGGATACTTGAAATTCGTCTCCGCCGACTAAGGCAATCTTGCCTGCCATCTAACTCGCCTCCTGCGGCGCGGCGAATGTGAGTGCCGTCGCCGGATTGTTCACCAAAATATCGTCTATCAGGGCTTGGCTGAATCCGCGCATGCCCATTCTCGGCACGATATGCCCAAGAATATAAGCGTAGCCGTGCCCGCCGTAGCGTTCCAGTCGGTTCTTGGTGCAGATGTCGTGCGACACCAGAATCTTATGCCCATAGCCCTGACTCGCCAGCCACGCGATGTCGTCCATTCGCTTGGCATCGTTCGGCATATCGATGGCGGAGTTCGCGCCGTAGTAGGACTGCTCAGTGCCGAACAGGTCCCATTCCAAGTAGCAGCCGGACTCTGCAATTTGCAGCAGCGTTTCGTGCAAGAACACGGTACGGTCGATATGCCCAACTATCGTGCGCTCCAAGTCCGCTCCCGCCTCGCGCAGCACTTCGATGATTTCCAGTGGCGCGGTTTCGTCTCTGCCCGGGTGTATCAGAATTGGCGCGCCGGTGATGCGCTGCGCCCGCGCTGATGCGCGCAAAGCCTTGCGTTCGTTCGGCATGAGCGGCCAAGAGCAGCCGACTTCACCGATGACGCCGGACTTGTGCGGCGTGCCGTCCACGCCCTCGGTTACATCCAGCACGATTCGCGACATTGCATCGTCTTCGGTCATATCGTCCATGTTTGCGGGATGCGAATCATCAACATAGTAGGACGCACCCATAACTATGCGCACGCCGGTCGCCCGCGATATGCGCGCCAGC
Encoded here:
- a CDS encoding SDR family oxidoreductase, which codes for MRLESKVALITGAGAGIGRATALRFAAEGASIVASDISEASAVETAAAVREAGGEATAIGGDVVSDSDAKAMVQAAIDAYGKLDTLLNSAGVSGRIDLGEGATHEDVWDKVMDVNIKGTYLVSWHAAPEMEAAGGGSIINIGSIMSLVGYPMGMTNGFSPYNPSKGAVLQFTRNLALDLAPKGIRVNCICPGYVETNMTRILTDVPESYEFLKQRHPIGRLGQPDDIANAALYLASDESAFVTGTPLVVDGGYTAQ
- a CDS encoding phosphotriesterase-related protein, with translation MCIQGESRNRQTFAKPYGEVRSVSYLTCSTGDSGRNAMANFNLEGNVQTVLGAINPAQLGITLTHEHLLIDMSPLFAPPEQAGAKGFYYEPVSLQNVGRIQHWAQRNADNVQLTDVATAIDEVNIYQQYGGGSLVDATSIGIKRDAEGLARISRATGVRIVMGASYYVDDSHPANMDDMTEDDAMSRIVLDVTEGVDGTPHKSGVIGEVGCSWPLMPNERKALRASARAQRITGAPILIHPGRDETAPLEIIEVLREAGADLERTIVGHIDRTVFLHETLLQIAESGCYLEWDLFGTEQSYYGANSAIDMPNDAKRMDDIAWLASQGYGHKILVSHDICTKNRLERYGGHGYAYILGHIVPRMGMRGFSQALIDDILVNNPATALTFAAPQEAS